One part of the Rutidosis leptorrhynchoides isolate AG116_Rl617_1_P2 chromosome 1, CSIRO_AGI_Rlap_v1, whole genome shotgun sequence genome encodes these proteins:
- the LOC139866819 gene encoding uncharacterized protein isoform X1 — protein sequence MSEITYGRYRDLLDELAKTFSVDLWFSFSAFSTTIYHAEEQNKYSKPMPWIGMYIALASLFCILAMVADLLHGLKIKKLWFPCKYFTLNAASLTVIAVAMKLPTDLTTVMPRIVDQTVKLGSLSFMCTMMANLLPSLATMDNNELVTNIIALGILVITVVVNVCIEITTGALSTPESEIFLGIIFKNNTFIKIAAITYVVMLLMLLIIHTSSALTIVKFKQLLESKYQTGHEKALGDVKTQESILTFEKIKQHVTKYWIMAGTGSPQFVTGCSATNSASGVICASSTFLHILIMIPTITNINYYESDYKWSTYLIFVTQSIGVLLGTISPVSRCFANLSFELSIKWIWSHIKVFNVENYWTEKLCDWKQSSIPFFARNRKIKIIIKKLKILILKFCVIFQKTVVVTCKTIALIPTLFVICVLYCKRCKKCLKEMFSDSDMVLGDAASQQGTNSDLSHFVLKYQDDMELTMTTFKKILNSMEVIIKKAEKQQPYNLMKLLERSNGFQGVESFDNHDVIGLLIEEPHNSWSLPVVTLTCIAISLPNIPKNRVKSLLQGVSEGLVYVRLVEKVLNGMDEYVCIQKAAEMLWIEVEDSHKWLGNNLQNLPRQVNMVGQILQWFKDTAKNVVDEVKSMDIESAKANSRQKSICANSMYRITEKMLLSYHTNIDQVREEELFEKLSSLVSDILAACLTNLPQVIITKCHESAIEKREASVTDVVKLLGTTEKIIIGLQERELPNLNLDEFPFIDKWRAKLMHTSP from the coding sequence ATGAGTGAAATCACGTATGGAAGGTATCGAGATCTTTTGGATGAACTAGCAAAAACCTTTTCAGTAGATTTGTGGTTTTCATTTAGTGCTTTCAGCACAACAATATACCATGCAGAAGAGCAAAACAAGTACAGCAAACCAATGCCATGGATAGGGATGTATATCGCATTAGCTTCTCTGTTTTGCATACTTGCAATGGTGGCTGATTTATTACatggtttaaaaattaaaaaactatGGTTCCCGTGTAAATATTTCACACTTAATGCTGCTTCTCTCACAGTGATAGCTGTTGCAATGAAGTTACCTACGGATCTAACTACTGTAATGCCGCGTATTGTAGACCAAACGGTTAAGCTTGGAAGCTTATCTTTTATGTGCACCATGATGGCTAACTTGTTGCCTTCTCTAGCAACCATGGACAACAATGAACTTGTTACAAACATCATAGCTTTAGGTATTCTAGTTATCACTGTGGTTGTCAATGTTTGCATTGAGATAACAACAGGAGCTTTATCCACCCCTGAATCTGAGATCTTCTTGGGtatcatttttaaaaataatacttttattaaaatagcgGCAATCACTTATGTGGTTATGTTACTCATGTTGCTGATTATACACACATCTTCAGCTTTAACGATTGTGAAGTTCAAACAACTACTAGAATCAAAATACCAAACAGGTCATGAAAAAGCTCTCGGGGACGTAAAGACACAAGAATCAATATTAACTTTTGAGAAGATAAAGCAGCATGTTACAAAGTATTGGATTATGGCAGGAACTGGTAGCCCTCAATTCGTTACAGGTTGCTCTGCCACAAATTCTGCTTCTGGGGTAATATGTGCTTCAAGCACCTTCTTACACATTCTTATTATGATTCCAACTATTACAAATATAAATTACTATGAGTCAGATTATAAGTGGTCAACATATTTAATATTTGTTACACAATCTATCGGAGTCCTACTTGGTACAATTTCACCAGTTTCGAGATGTTTTGCAAACTTGAGCTTTGAGCTTTCCATTAAATGGATATGGAGTCATATTAAGGTCTTTAATGTAGAGAACTACTGGACTGAGAAGTTGTGTGATTGGAAACAGAGTAGCATACCGTTCTTTGCTAGAAACCGCAAAATAAAGATTATCATTAAGAAATTAAAAATACTTATTCTGAAGTTTTGTGTAATATTTCAGAAGACCGTTGTTGTGACATGCAAAACGATAGCGTTGATACCAACTTTATTTGTGATTTGTGTCTTGTATTGTAAACGTTGTAAGAAGTGCTTAAAGGAAATGTTTAGTGATTCAGATATGGTATTAGGTGATGCGGCTAGTCAACAAGGTACAAACTCAGATCTTAGCCATTTTGTTTTAAAGTATCAAGACGATATGGAGCTTACTATGACAACATTCAAGAAGATTTTGAACTCCATGGAGGTCATAATCAAGAAGGCGGAAAAGCAACAACCGTATAACCTTATGAAGCTACTAGAGAGATCTAATGGTTTTCAAGGAGTTGAAAGTTTTGATAACCATGATGTTATAGGTTTACTTATAGAAGAACCCCATAATAGTTGGAGCTTACCCGTAGTAACCTTGACATGCATCGCTATTTCTCTTCCTAACATCCCAAAGAACAGAGTTAAAAGCTTGTTGCAAGGTGTAAGTGAAGGTCTTGTATATGTTAGGCTTGTGGAAAAAGTACTCAACGGTATGGATGAATACGTATGCATTCAAAAAGCGGCTGAAATGTTGTGGATAGAAGTTGAAGATTCACATAAGTGGTTAGGAAACAACCTGCAAAACCTTCCTCGTCAAGTGAATATGGTTGGACAAATATTGCAATGGTTCAAAGATACAGCAAAAAATGTGGTAGATGAGGTAAAAAGTATGGATATTGAAAGCGCAAAAGCTAATTCCAGGCAAAAGTCTATTTGCGCCAACTCTATGTACCGGATAACTGAAAAAATGTTGCTTTCATACCACACCAACATTGACCAGGTTCGTGAAGAGGAACTATTTGAGAAATTATCATCGTTGGTCTCTGACATATTGGCCGCTTGTTTGACCAACTTACCTCAAGTCATAATAACTAAATGCCATGAAAGTGCAATTGAGAAGAGGGAGGCGAGTGTCACTGATGTAGTCAAACTCCTTGGTACGACTGAAAAGATAATCATCGGCCTTCAAGAACGTGAACTTCCAAACTTGAATCTGGACGAATTTCCGTTTATTGACAAGTGGCGTGCTAAATTAATGCATACCTCTCCTTAA
- the LOC139866819 gene encoding uncharacterized protein isoform X2, whose protein sequence is MSEITYGRYRDLLDELAKTFSVDLWFSFSAFSTTIYHAEEQNKYSKPMPWIGMYIALASLFCILAMVADLLHGLKIKKLWFPCKYFTLNAASLTVIAVAMKLPTDLTTVMPRIVDQTVKLGSLSFMCTMMANLLPSLATMDNNELVTNIIALGILVITVVVNVCIEITTGALSTPESEIFLALTIVKFKQLLESKYQTGHEKALGDVKTQESILTFEKIKQHVTKYWIMAGTGSPQFVTGCSATNSASGVICASSTFLHILIMIPTITNINYYESDYKWSTYLIFVTQSIGVLLGTISPVSRCFANLSFELSIKWIWSHIKVFNVENYWTEKLCDWKQSSIPFFARNRKIKIIIKKLKILILKFCVIFQKTVVVTCKTIALIPTLFVICVLYCKRCKKCLKEMFSDSDMVLGDAASQQGTNSDLSHFVLKYQDDMELTMTTFKKILNSMEVIIKKAEKQQPYNLMKLLERSNGFQGVESFDNHDVIGLLIEEPHNSWSLPVVTLTCIAISLPNIPKNRVKSLLQGVSEGLVYVRLVEKVLNGMDEYVCIQKAAEMLWIEVEDSHKWLGNNLQNLPRQVNMVGQILQWFKDTAKNVVDEVKSMDIESAKANSRQKSICANSMYRITEKMLLSYHTNIDQVREEELFEKLSSLVSDILAACLTNLPQVIITKCHESAIEKREASVTDVVKLLGTTEKIIIGLQERELPNLNLDEFPFIDKWRAKLMHTSP, encoded by the exons ATGAGTGAAATCACGTATGGAAGGTATCGAGATCTTTTGGATGAACTAGCAAAAACCTTTTCAGTAGATTTGTGGTTTTCATTTAGTGCTTTCAGCACAACAATATACCATGCAGAAGAGCAAAACAAGTACAGCAAACCAATGCCATGGATAGGGATGTATATCGCATTAGCTTCTCTGTTTTGCATACTTGCAATGGTGGCTGATTTATTACatggtttaaaaattaaaaaactatGGTTCCCGTGTAAATATTTCACACTTAATGCTGCTTCTCTCACAGTGATAGCTGTTGCAATGAAGTTACCTACGGATCTAACTACTGTAATGCCGCGTATTGTAGACCAAACGGTTAAGCTTGGAAGCTTATCTTTTATGTGCACCATGATGGCTAACTTGTTGCCTTCTCTAGCAACCATGGACAACAATGAACTTGTTACAAACATCATAGCTTTAGGTATTCTAGTTATCACTGTGGTTGTCAATGTTTGCATTGAGATAACAACAGGAGCTTTATCCACCCCTGAATCTGAGATCTTCTTGG CTTTAACGATTGTGAAGTTCAAACAACTACTAGAATCAAAATACCAAACAGGTCATGAAAAAGCTCTCGGGGACGTAAAGACACAAGAATCAATATTAACTTTTGAGAAGATAAAGCAGCATGTTACAAAGTATTGGATTATGGCAGGAACTGGTAGCCCTCAATTCGTTACAGGTTGCTCTGCCACAAATTCTGCTTCTGGGGTAATATGTGCTTCAAGCACCTTCTTACACATTCTTATTATGATTCCAACTATTACAAATATAAATTACTATGAGTCAGATTATAAGTGGTCAACATATTTAATATTTGTTACACAATCTATCGGAGTCCTACTTGGTACAATTTCACCAGTTTCGAGATGTTTTGCAAACTTGAGCTTTGAGCTTTCCATTAAATGGATATGGAGTCATATTAAGGTCTTTAATGTAGAGAACTACTGGACTGAGAAGTTGTGTGATTGGAAACAGAGTAGCATACCGTTCTTTGCTAGAAACCGCAAAATAAAGATTATCATTAAGAAATTAAAAATACTTATTCTGAAGTTTTGTGTAATATTTCAGAAGACCGTTGTTGTGACATGCAAAACGATAGCGTTGATACCAACTTTATTTGTGATTTGTGTCTTGTATTGTAAACGTTGTAAGAAGTGCTTAAAGGAAATGTTTAGTGATTCAGATATGGTATTAGGTGATGCGGCTAGTCAACAAGGTACAAACTCAGATCTTAGCCATTTTGTTTTAAAGTATCAAGACGATATGGAGCTTACTATGACAACATTCAAGAAGATTTTGAACTCCATGGAGGTCATAATCAAGAAGGCGGAAAAGCAACAACCGTATAACCTTATGAAGCTACTAGAGAGATCTAATGGTTTTCAAGGAGTTGAAAGTTTTGATAACCATGATGTTATAGGTTTACTTATAGAAGAACCCCATAATAGTTGGAGCTTACCCGTAGTAACCTTGACATGCATCGCTATTTCTCTTCCTAACATCCCAAAGAACAGAGTTAAAAGCTTGTTGCAAGGTGTAAGTGAAGGTCTTGTATATGTTAGGCTTGTGGAAAAAGTACTCAACGGTATGGATGAATACGTATGCATTCAAAAAGCGGCTGAAATGTTGTGGATAGAAGTTGAAGATTCACATAAGTGGTTAGGAAACAACCTGCAAAACCTTCCTCGTCAAGTGAATATGGTTGGACAAATATTGCAATGGTTCAAAGATACAGCAAAAAATGTGGTAGATGAGGTAAAAAGTATGGATATTGAAAGCGCAAAAGCTAATTCCAGGCAAAAGTCTATTTGCGCCAACTCTATGTACCGGATAACTGAAAAAATGTTGCTTTCATACCACACCAACATTGACCAGGTTCGTGAAGAGGAACTATTTGAGAAATTATCATCGTTGGTCTCTGACATATTGGCCGCTTGTTTGACCAACTTACCTCAAGTCATAATAACTAAATGCCATGAAAGTGCAATTGAGAAGAGGGAGGCGAGTGTCACTGATGTAGTCAAACTCCTTGGTACGACTGAAAAGATAATCATCGGCCTTCAAGAACGTGAACTTCCAAACTTGAATCTGGACGAATTTCCGTTTATTGACAAGTGGCGTGCTAAATTAATGCATACCTCTCCTTAA
- the LOC139891223 gene encoding uncharacterized protein produces the protein MKILTLNIRRFGKDVESESKVNWFCKMCRTKNPDIVFVQESKCNTVDDRWVELIWGSSNVSYVQKPKIGKSGGLLIIWDPSIFVVTAAVEKRHFIAIKGKWKGKDNESIIVNVYGPHNDNDKSIFFDSLDVLLNASNVDWIIGGDFNEVRFSSECQNSRFISRRACVFNDFIDRNQLIEIPLLGKRFTRISDDGRKLSKLDRFLVNESFVQTWVHTSVIALDRRTSDHCPLILRDSNIDFGPKPFKLFNIWLENKDVEKIIVDAWNEQNALRTWSKYQYGTLDEEIENWQNITKEMEEKADSGSLNDDDRTSWINARAI, from the exons ATGAAGATTTTAACTCTCAATATccgcagattcggtaaagatgttGAGTCAGAAAGTAAGgtaaattggttttgtaaaatgtgcCGAACTAAAAATCCGGACATAGTTTTCGTTCAAGAATCTAAATGTAATACAGTTGATGATAGGTGGGTTGAACTCATTTGGGGTTCATCAAATGTTAGTTACGTACAGAAACCAAAAATTGGTAAGTCGGGTGGATTGTTAATAATTTGGGACCCATCGATCTTCGTTGTTACTGCTGCAGTCGAAAAGAGGCACTTCATAGCTATTAAAGGTAAATGGAAGGGTAAAGATAATGAATCGATCATAGTAAATGTGTATGGACcccataatgataatgataaaagcattttcttcgatAGCCTGGATGTTTTGTTAAACGCCTCAAATGTCGATTGGATTATAGGGGGTGATTTTAATGAGGTTCGTTTTAGTTCAGAATGTCAAAATTCGAGATTCATCAGTAGGCGAGCTTGTGTGTTCAATGATTTTATTGATCGTAACCAACTTATTGAAATCCCCCTACTCGGGAAAAGATTTACGAGAATTAGTGATGACGGTCGTAAATTGAGTAAGCTTGATCGTTTTTTGGTAAATGAAAGTTTTGTTCAAACGTGGGTTCATACCTCTGTCATCGCCTTGGATAGACGTACTTCTGACCATTGTCCGTTGATTCTTCGAGATTCGAACATTGATTTTGGGCCTAAACCGTTTAAATTGTTTAATATCTGGCTCGAAAACAAAGATGTCGAAAAGATCATTGTTGATGCTTGGAACGAGCAG AATGCTCTTCGAACATGGAGCAAATACCAATATGGAACGCTTGATGAGGAAATTGAAAATTGGCAAAATATAACCAAAGAGATGGAAGAAAAGGCTGATTCCGGTTCATTAAATGATGATGATCGAACTTCATGGATTAACGCGAGAGCAATTTAG
- the LOC139866811 gene encoding uncharacterized protein, whose amino-acid sequence MLLMLLIIHTSSALTVVKSKQQLESKYHTGHETALKDLEMQQKGILTVEKLKHHLKKYWIMAGTGSPQFMTVCSVTTSASGVICASTTFLHIVLMILSIEFISGWDYESDYKWSTFVILITQFIAVLLGTIAPVSRCFVNLSFEFSIEHIWNHIKVFKVESYWTQKLCDWKQSSIPFFARNRKIKIIIKNLKILILNFCITFQKIAVVTCKTIALIPTFFVICVLYCKKCLKAIFSYSCIGLGNTAIQQGTSIDLSHFVIKYQDDMELTTATFKKILNSMDILIKKAEKQQPYNLMKLLERSKGFKGVISFDNHDVPGLLSEAPNNCWSLPVVTLTCIAICLPNIPKNRVDSLLQGVSEGLVYVRLVEEVLNGMDEYVAIQRAAKMLWQEVEDSHEWLGNNLQNLAPRMNTVGQILQWFKFTSEEVVADVTSMDIESANANAIQRSICANSIYRITETMLLSYHTDIDQVREEELFEKLSSLISDILSACLTNLPQVILIKCHESAIEKREASVTDVVKLLGKTEKIIISLQERELPNLNPDEFPFIDKWRAKLTHSQISSTNENQSI is encoded by the exons ATGCTACTCATGTTGCTGATAATACACACATCTTCGGCTTTAACGGTTGTAAAGTCCAAACAACAATTAGAATCAAAATACCATACAGGTCATGAAACAGCTCTCAAGGACCTAGAGATGCAACaaaaaggaatattaactgttgagaAGCTAAAGCATCATCTTAAAAAATACTGGATTATGGCAGGAACTGGAAGCCCTCAATTCATGACAGTTTGCTCTGTTACAACTTCTGCTTCCGGGGTTATATGTGCTTCAACCACCTTCCTACACATTGTTCTTATGATCCTGTCTATTGAATTTATAAGTGGCTGGGACTATGAATCAGATTATAAGTGGTCAACATTTGTAATTCTCATAACACAATTTATCGCAGTCCTACTTGGTACAATTGCACCAGTTTCAAGATGTTTTGTGAACTTGAGCTTTGAGTTTTCCATAGAACACATTTGGAACCATATTAAGGTCTTTAAAGTTGAGAGCTATTGGACTCAGAAGTTGTGTGATTGGAAACAGAGTAGCATACCGTTCTTTGCTAGAAACCGCaaaatcaagattatcattaagaatCTAAAAATCCTAATTCTCAACTTTTGTATAACATTTCAGAAGATAGCTGTGGTGACTTGCAAAACGATAGCGTTGATACCAACTTTCTTTGTGATTTGTGTCTTATATTGTAAGAAGTGCTTAAAGGCAATATTTAGTTATTCATGTATTGGGTTAGGTAATACGGCTATTCAACAGGGTACAAGCATAGATCTTAGCCATTTTGTTATAAAATATCAAGACGATATGGAGCTTACTACAGCAACATTCAAGAAAATTTTGAACTCCATGGACATCTTAATCAAGAAGGCGGAGAAGCAACAGCCATATAACCTCATGAAGCTACTAGAGAGATCTAAAGGTTTTAAAGGAGTTATAAGTTTTGATAACCATGATGTTCCAGGTTTACTTTCAGAAGCACCCAATAATTGTTGGAGCTTACCCGTGGTAACCTTGACGTGCATCGCCATTTGTCTTCCCAACATCCCAAAAAACAGAGTTGATAGCTTGTTGCAAGGTGTAAGTGAAGGTCTTGTATACGTTAGGCTTGTGGAAGAAGTACTCAATGGTATGGATGAATACGTAGCCATTCAAAGGGCGGCTAAAATGTTGTGGCAAGAAGTTGAAGATTCCCATGAGTGGTTAGGAAACAACCTGCAAAACCTTGCTCCTCGGATGAATACAGTGGGACAAATATTGCAATGGTTCAAATTTACATCCGAAGAAGTGGTGGCTGATGTCACAAGTATGGATATTGAAAGTGCAAATGCAAATGCCATACAAAGGTCTATTTGCGCCAACTCGATATATCGAATCACTGAAACAATGTTGCTTTCATACCACACCGACATTGACCAGGTTCGTGAAGAGGAACTATTTGAGAAATTATCATCATTGATCTCCGACATATTGTCCGCTTGTTTGACCAACTTACCTCAAGTCATATTAATAAAATGCCATGAAAGTGCTATAGAGAAGAGGGAGGCGAGTGTCACTGATGTAGTCAAACTCCTTGGTAAGACTGAAAAGATCATCATCAGCCTTCAAGAACGTGAACTTCCAAACTTGAATCCAGATGAGTTCCCCTTCATTGACAAGTGGCGTGCTAAATTAACGCATAGCCAAATCAGTTCAACCAATGAG AATCAATCTATTTGA